A region from the Citrobacter telavivensis genome encodes:
- a CDS encoding cellulase family glycosylhydrolase: MIKPLVSLFVFVSFALGAAQSPLTAAHYAQQLGVGMDVDWARTEQGIREFDPLVVRDFKAKGIAHVRIRVSGEPTEARLIHLRKLVEACEQYGVIPIIAFQADEYKNDPSASNEKEVINWWVAVAHYFAHSAPLLGFDLIYEPAGKLNHNLTSLNRVYDKTIRTIHAIDPQRMIFVAPRLRAAPEDLPNLRLPPQSQSYVLAQWHIFPWGPVKNNGKYPWTSGTAAEKAAIRARINTAVHWQQKSGHVSWVGGWATGETSKNPPSSSQLAFATFMACELKKVKIPYAINADTQFYDGEEGAWRPALEPLLMAMIAPDCETPGHTVIKSPAPGVKNAPPAVTSTVKSVVP, from the coding sequence GTGATTAAACCACTTGTCTCGCTCTTTGTGTTTGTCAGTTTCGCCCTGGGGGCAGCACAATCGCCGCTGACGGCGGCACATTATGCGCAGCAACTTGGTGTGGGAATGGACGTCGACTGGGCGCGCACTGAACAAGGTATCCGGGAGTTCGACCCGCTGGTGGTGCGGGACTTCAAGGCGAAAGGGATCGCTCATGTGCGTATTCGGGTAAGCGGAGAACCCACGGAGGCGCGGCTTATTCATCTGCGCAAGCTGGTGGAGGCCTGCGAGCAGTACGGCGTGATCCCGATTATCGCTTTTCAGGCGGACGAGTATAAAAATGACCCCAGTGCGAGCAATGAAAAAGAGGTGATCAATTGGTGGGTCGCGGTGGCGCACTATTTTGCCCACAGCGCGCCGCTGCTGGGGTTTGATCTGATTTACGAACCGGCCGGTAAGCTGAATCATAATCTGACGTCCCTGAACCGGGTGTATGACAAAACCATTCGTACTATCCACGCCATCGACCCGCAACGGATGATTTTTGTTGCGCCTCGTCTGCGTGCCGCACCGGAAGATCTGCCCAATCTCAGGCTGCCACCGCAGAGCCAGAGCTATGTCCTGGCGCAATGGCATATCTTCCCGTGGGGGCCGGTGAAAAATAACGGCAAATACCCCTGGACGTCGGGTACGGCTGCAGAGAAAGCGGCAATTCGCGCGCGCATCAACACTGCTGTGCACTGGCAGCAAAAAAGCGGGCATGTCAGTTGGGTTGGCGGATGGGCCACGGGAGAAACCAGCAAGAATCCTCCGTCCTCTTCACAGCTCGCTTTTGCCACGTTCATGGCATGTGAGCTGAAGAAGGTGAAAATTCCCTACGCGATCAACGCCGATACGCAGTTTTACGATGGGGAGGAAGGCGCGTGGCGGCCCGCGCTCGAGCCGCTGTTAATGGCGATGATTGCGCCGGACTGCGAAACGCCCGGCCATACGGTCATTAAATCGCCTGCCCCTGGTGTGAAAAACGCGCCGCCAGCGGTAACCAGCACAGTAAAATCAGTAGTCCCATAA
- the dsdC gene encoding DNA-binding transcriptional regulator DsdC: MEPLREVRNHLLNGWQLSKLYTFEVAARHQSFAMAADELSLSPSAISHRINQLEEELGIQLFVRSHRKVELTHEGKRVFWALKSSLDTLNQEILDIKNQELSGTLTVYSRPSIAQCWLVPALGDFTRRYPSISLTILTGNDNVNLQRAGVDLALYFDDAPSAQLEHHFLMDEAILPVCSPDYAQRFDLMGSLVNLPHCTLLHDRQAWSNDSGTDEWHSWAQHFAVNLPTSSGIGFDRSDLAVIAAMNHIGVAMGRRRLVQKRLESGELVAPFGEMALTCHQHYYMTTLPGRQWPKIEAFINWLHEQAKSFSRSETATR, from the coding sequence ATGGAACCCCTTCGCGAAGTCAGAAACCACCTCCTGAACGGCTGGCAATTATCCAAACTGTACACATTTGAAGTAGCGGCCCGGCATCAGTCGTTTGCGATGGCCGCAGACGAGTTATCGCTGAGCCCCAGTGCCATCAGCCACCGCATTAACCAACTGGAAGAGGAGTTGGGGATCCAGCTTTTCGTGCGCTCGCACCGCAAAGTGGAACTCACCCATGAAGGTAAGCGGGTGTTCTGGGCGCTGAAATCGTCGCTGGATACGCTGAACCAGGAGATCCTCGATATCAAAAATCAGGAGCTTTCCGGGACGCTGACCGTCTATTCTCGCCCGTCTATCGCGCAGTGCTGGCTGGTGCCTGCGCTGGGTGACTTTACCCGCCGCTATCCGTCGATTTCGCTCACCATATTAACGGGTAACGACAATGTGAACCTGCAGCGCGCCGGGGTCGATCTGGCGCTCTACTTTGACGATGCGCCTTCGGCCCAACTGGAGCATCACTTCTTAATGGACGAGGCGATTCTTCCCGTCTGTAGTCCGGATTATGCTCAACGCTTTGATTTAATGGGGTCTCTGGTGAATCTGCCACATTGTACGCTGTTGCACGATCGTCAGGCCTGGAGCAATGATTCAGGGACCGACGAGTGGCATAGCTGGGCGCAACATTTTGCAGTGAATCTGCCGACATCGTCGGGAATTGGCTTTGATCGTTCAGATTTAGCGGTGATTGCTGCCATGAACCATATCGGCGTGGCAATGGGACGCAGACGGCTGGTACAAAAGCGACTGGAGAGCGGTGAGCTGGTTGCGCCTTTTGGTGAGATGGCGCTGACCTGTCACCAGCATTACTACATGACGACGTTACCCGGCAGGCAATGGCCGAAAATTGAGGCCTTTATCAACTGGCTGCATGAGCAGGCGAAGTCGTTTTCCAGAAGCGAAACTGCTACACGGTAA